The Methanomethylovorans hollandica DSM 15978 genome includes a region encoding these proteins:
- a CDS encoding redoxin domain-containing protein, with the protein MPLIGDIAPGFQARTTKGRINFPEDYKGKWVILFSHPADFTPVCTTEFIKCATMQEEFRQLNTELIGLSIDSLYSHISWLAAIKEKIEYKGLKGIDIDFPIIEDVSMEIAGKYGMIHPRASYTPEEILEKLETTSGSFHFMESSTETVRAVFIIDPRAKIRAMFYYPFSNGRNMGEIKRLLVAMQVSDKHNVQTPENWHPGEDVILPNPVSWDMAKERLQKGEDGTRCGDWFLCMKKDSEK; encoded by the coding sequence ATGCCTTTAATAGGCGATATAGCACCTGGCTTTCAGGCGAGGACAACAAAAGGAAGGATCAACTTCCCTGAAGACTACAAAGGAAAGTGGGTCATCCTCTTCAGTCATCCGGCAGACTTTACTCCTGTATGCACCACAGAGTTTATCAAATGTGCAACAATGCAGGAGGAGTTCAGGCAGCTTAATACTGAACTTATTGGTCTTTCCATTGATAGTTTATATTCTCACATCTCATGGCTCGCTGCTATCAAAGAAAAGATAGAGTACAAAGGGTTGAAAGGGATAGATATCGATTTTCCGATAATTGAAGATGTGAGCATGGAAATTGCGGGCAAATATGGTATGATCCATCCCCGAGCTTCCTATACGCCCGAGGAAATTCTTGAAAAATTGGAGACTACGAGTGGTTCTTTCCATTTCATGGAGTCTAGCACAGAAACGGTAAGAGCAGTATTTATCATCGACCCCAGGGCCAAGATAAGGGCAATGTTTTATTACCCATTCTCCAACGGCAGGAACATGGGAGAGATCAAGCGCCTGCTTGTAGCAATGCAGGTATCTGACAAACATAATGTACAAACCCCTGAGAACTGGCATCCCGGAGAAGATGTGATTCTTCCAAACCCAGTATCATGGGATATGGCAAAGGAAAGGCTTCAGAAGGGTGAAGATGGCACCAGGTGCGGAGATTGGTTCCTCTGCATGAAAAAAGATTCTGAAAAATGA
- the proS gene encoding proline--tRNA ligase, with amino-acid sequence MTEKEKEATLPSKKDFSEWYNELLRIAEIMDVRYPVKGLYVWYPFGFTIRKNVYNIIRELLDKDHMETMFPLLIPENEFMKEAEHIKGFEDEVYWVTHGGTSPLDVKLALRPTSETAIYPMYKLWVRSHADLPLKLYQIVNTFRYETKHTRPLIRLREITSFKEAHTVHATWQEAAEQVDEAIKIYIEFYYRLAVPVLASKRPDWDKFPGADYTIAVDALMPDGKTLQVGTAHHLGDNFARTFDIKYENPAGEQVYAHQTCYGVSERSIAALISIHGDDKGLVLPPEVAPIQVVIIPIVFKDSSDVIQACEKVQQLLQDAGIRVKIDLSDDRPGAKYYRWEMKGVPLRLEIGPRDLKNGVAVLVRRDTGEKRQVPLENISHESKETLKVIQSTLFEKAVADMQARIFVCSTLEDVNEKLSEGIALLPWCGDKACGLQIEEEIGAGILGIPTDQEEGHKGHCPVCGKDASVKVYVARKY; translated from the coding sequence ATGACAGAAAAGGAGAAAGAAGCGACCCTTCCTTCAAAGAAGGATTTTAGTGAATGGTACAATGAACTCTTACGAATAGCTGAAATAATGGATGTGCGCTATCCTGTAAAAGGCCTTTACGTATGGTATCCGTTTGGTTTTACGATTCGGAAAAACGTTTATAACATAATAAGGGAACTATTGGACAAGGATCATATGGAAACAATGTTCCCGCTTCTTATACCTGAAAATGAGTTCATGAAAGAGGCGGAGCACATAAAGGGCTTTGAGGATGAAGTATATTGGGTCACTCACGGTGGTACATCTCCACTGGATGTGAAACTTGCCCTGCGGCCTACAAGCGAGACTGCTATTTATCCTATGTACAAATTGTGGGTGCGCTCCCATGCTGACCTGCCTCTGAAATTATATCAGATAGTTAACACTTTCAGATACGAGACAAAACATACCCGTCCTCTTATAAGGTTAAGGGAGATAACCTCTTTCAAAGAGGCGCACACCGTACATGCTACCTGGCAAGAGGCTGCTGAACAAGTAGATGAGGCTATAAAGATATATATAGAGTTCTATTATAGGCTGGCAGTGCCTGTGCTTGCTTCTAAGCGCCCGGACTGGGACAAGTTCCCGGGAGCTGATTATACCATAGCTGTAGATGCATTGATGCCTGACGGCAAGACCTTACAGGTAGGGACAGCTCATCATCTTGGCGATAACTTTGCCAGGACTTTCGACATAAAGTACGAGAATCCGGCAGGAGAACAGGTATATGCTCACCAGACATGTTATGGCGTTTCAGAGCGCTCTATAGCTGCACTGATATCCATACACGGTGATGATAAAGGACTTGTATTACCTCCTGAAGTGGCTCCTATACAGGTGGTGATCATACCTATAGTGTTCAAGGATTCATCTGATGTGATCCAGGCATGTGAAAAAGTACAGCAACTTCTGCAGGATGCAGGGATCCGTGTAAAAATTGATCTGAGTGACGATCGTCCCGGGGCTAAGTATTATAGATGGGAAATGAAAGGTGTGCCACTGAGACTGGAGATAGGCCCCCGAGATCTAAAGAATGGTGTTGCTGTGCTGGTTCGTAGAGATACCGGAGAAAAAAGACAGGTACCTCTGGAAAACATAAGCCATGAATCAAAAGAGACATTAAAGGTCATTCAGTCCACCCTCTTTGAGAAAGCGGTCGCAGATATGCAGGCACGCATATTTGTTTGCTCTACTCTTGAAGATGTCAATGAGAAATTATCTGAGGGTATAGCACTCCTTCCATGGTGTGGCGATAAGGCATGTGGTTTGCAGATAGAAGAGGAGATCGGTGCAGGCATTTTGGGCATACCCACCGATCAGGAAGAGGGCCATAAGGGGCATTGCCCCGTCTGTGGCAAAGATGCAAGTGTAAAAGTTTATGTAGCAAGGAAATATTGA
- the cobT gene encoding nicotinate mononucleotide-dependent phosphoribosyltransferase CobT, producing the protein MEGPSPENIKMPERPLFLCVLANTETAYIEGLSAAGKTAKLTDYTPPGDAEVLETGMVVDVPILPMTPPYDTPTPALITRVALDMTGVPHMLVNAGLKTLPAKTVPLRDIGGAPGKDIREAIAVPDAQGIFERGFILGRELKDKYDFVMIGESIPAGTTTANAVLAALGYDGNVSSSASTNPLELKKQVINEALASSGIKPGDLRNDPMEAIKCVGDPMMAAVAGIATGLEDMPVILAGGTQMAAVFAVIKHLGYETDNITIVTTCYVMNDTSAHFATITDKLDAKAYATDPGFGQSRLQGLRQYEAGFVKEGVGAGGAIYLTQMFGIPIEKLRAEIELLCEKLSKYGDIERVK; encoded by the coding sequence ATGGAAGGACCATCACCAGAAAATATAAAAATGCCTGAAAGGCCATTGTTCCTGTGCGTATTGGCAAATACTGAAACGGCTTACATTGAAGGCCTTTCTGCTGCCGGGAAGACAGCAAAACTAACAGACTATACACCGCCTGGGGATGCCGAGGTGCTGGAGACCGGCATGGTGGTGGATGTACCTATTCTGCCCATGACGCCGCCTTATGACACGCCTACACCTGCGCTTATTACCCGGGTTGCGCTGGATATGACCGGTGTGCCACACATGCTTGTAAATGCAGGACTGAAGACCCTGCCTGCTAAAACAGTGCCTCTGAGAGACATTGGAGGAGCACCTGGAAAAGATATACGGGAAGCTATAGCCGTCCCTGATGCACAGGGTATCTTCGAACGTGGTTTTATTCTGGGCAGGGAACTAAAGGATAAATATGACTTTGTCATGATCGGCGAAAGTATACCTGCGGGTACCACTACTGCCAATGCGGTCCTGGCAGCCCTTGGTTATGATGGAAATGTAAGCAGTAGTGCATCCACCAATCCCCTTGAACTTAAAAAACAGGTTATAAATGAAGCTCTGGCCTCTTCCGGCATAAAACCTGGCGATCTTCGTAACGATCCTATGGAAGCGATCAAATGCGTGGGCGATCCTATGATGGCAGCAGTTGCGGGGATAGCCACAGGGCTTGAAGATATGCCTGTGATCCTTGCAGGTGGCACTCAGATGGCAGCAGTTTTTGCCGTGATCAAACATCTTGGATATGAGACAGATAACATCACTATTGTAACAACTTGCTATGTCATGAATGACACTTCAGCTCACTTTGCCACAATTACGGACAAACTGGATGCAAAAGCATATGCAACTGACCCTGGATTTGGTCAATCACGCCTGCAGGGCCTCAGACAATATGAAGCCGGATTCGTAAAAGAAGGAGTTGGTGCAGGCGGAGCTATATACCTTACACAGATGTTCGGCATCCCTATAGAAAAGCTGAGAGCTGAGATAGAATTGCTCTGTGAGAAACTCTCAAAATATGGGGATATTGAGAGAGTAAAGTGA
- a CDS encoding response regulator produces the protein MIGSDLDRVLVVDDEPAIVDLMELYLKSHYEIIRAYNGKEALRKARSEKPSVIILDVMMPDMNGYEVCKVLKTSVETQFTPIIMVTALSGKDEKIKGLESGADEFLSKPVNRLELVTRVKSLTRIKHLQDRILAERNYAYQCIDVAGGLMLVVDRDQMINLMNRTGNESLGYDEFELIGQNVFDVLFLPEDREKEKENFKEIITNMSDTPLSSEKKILKKNGEAIIVSWSKSPIYDSNGNIEALICSGKDITELKMKNELLLNLNEMKDIFTGVLNQGLMGPVTEIQDYVQALLEQETETENIAYVEKIMRNVSNMTETLKTASAYLDQQPEEKI, from the coding sequence ATGATAGGATCTGATCTTGACAGAGTACTGGTAGTTGATGATGAGCCAGCTATCGTAGATCTCATGGAACTTTATCTCAAGTCTCATTATGAAATAATCAGAGCTTATAACGGAAAGGAGGCTCTTAGAAAAGCCAGGTCCGAAAAGCCTTCTGTAATAATCCTTGATGTGATGATGCCCGACATGAACGGATATGAGGTCTGTAAGGTGCTTAAGACTTCAGTAGAAACCCAATTCACCCCCATTATAATGGTAACTGCTCTTTCAGGCAAAGATGAAAAGATAAAAGGTCTTGAGTCCGGTGCTGACGAATTTCTGAGTAAGCCTGTAAACAGACTTGAACTTGTGACCCGTGTTAAATCCCTTACAAGAATAAAACATCTTCAGGACAGGATCCTGGCAGAACGCAATTATGCATACCAATGCATCGATGTGGCCGGAGGTTTAATGCTGGTTGTGGACAGGGATCAAATGATCAATCTGATGAACCGCACAGGAAATGAATCACTTGGTTATGATGAGTTTGAACTTATCGGACAAAATGTGTTCGATGTGCTGTTCTTACCTGAAGATAGGGAAAAAGAAAAAGAAAATTTCAAAGAGATAATAACTAATATGAGTGATACTCCACTCTCCAGTGAGAAAAAGATCCTTAAGAAGAATGGAGAAGCTATAATTGTAAGCTGGAGCAAGTCACCCATTTACGACAGTAATGGAAATATAGAGGCATTGATATGTTCTGGAAAGGATATCACTGAACTCAAGATGAAAAATGAGTTATTGCTGAATCTGAACGAAATGAAAGATATCTTCACAGGCGTACTCAACCAGGGTCTGATGGGTCCTGTTACAGAGATACAGGATTATGTGCAGGCACTTCTAGAACAGGAAACTGAAACAGAGAATATAGCATATGTTGAAAAAATAATGCGAAATGTATCTAATATGACCGAAACTCTAAAGACTGCCTCAGCTTATCTGGATCAACAACCAGAAGAAAAAATATGA
- a CDS encoding 50S ribosomal protein L15e: MSKSFYGYIRDAWKNPDATYVKDLRWERLQEWREQGSIVKIRRPTRIDRARSLGYKAKQGIIVVRAKVRRGSRRNTRYVRGRRSHNMGKNKITAGKSIQRIAEERASRKYPNMEVLNSYWVGEDGKAKWYEVILVDPSHPVIKNDKNLNWICNSTQKGRVFRGKTSAGVKGRGMGKRGTGTEKNRPSIRSNMNRGK, translated from the coding sequence TTGTCAAAATCTTTTTATGGATATATTAGAGATGCCTGGAAGAACCCTGATGCGACTTATGTCAAGGATCTTAGGTGGGAGAGACTCCAGGAATGGAGAGAACAGGGTTCCATCGTGAAGATCAGAAGACCCACTCGCATAGATCGTGCAAGGTCCCTTGGATACAAAGCTAAACAGGGAATAATAGTTGTGCGTGCAAAAGTAAGAAGAGGAAGCCGCAGAAATACAAGATATGTTCGCGGAAGACGCAGTCACAACATGGGTAAGAACAAGATAACTGCAGGCAAGAGTATACAGAGAATTGCAGAAGAGCGTGCGTCCAGAAAATACCCGAACATGGAAGTCCTCAACTCCTACTGGGTAGGCGAGGATGGCAAAGCCAAGTGGTACGAAGTGATCCTTGTGGACCCCAGTCACCCCGTGATCAAGAACGATAAAAATCTTAATTGGATCTGCAACAGCACCCAGAAGGGGCGTGTCTTCCGTGGAAAGACCAGTGCTGGTGTAAAGGGAAGAGGTATGGGTAAACGTGGTACTGGAACCGAAAAGAACAGACCCAGTATCAGGTCTAACATGAACAGGGGCAAGTGA
- a CDS encoding RNA-binding protein yields the protein MIAHSTEEKSRVMDALGLFLKNSLKNKDSDLLSELVDTIEAEGHYGNPITIFSIQLTRKHDTMAFSKFVHNNMTSEDLETLQSEMPDRLDDEQVFHLRFDKQEAYMGRVKIVSSSDAITAKVKIETYPKNREMAGKIVEELFG from the coding sequence GTGATAGCGCACTCGACGGAAGAAAAATCCAGGGTAATGGATGCCCTGGGTTTATTTTTAAAGAATTCTTTAAAGAATAAGGATTCTGATTTATTGTCAGAGCTAGTTGATACTATTGAAGCTGAAGGGCACTATGGTAATCCGATAACGATCTTCAGCATACAATTGACCCGTAAGCACGATACAATGGCCTTCTCAAAGTTTGTCCATAATAATATGACATCGGAAGATCTTGAGACCCTTCAAAGTGAAATGCCTGACAGACTTGATGATGAACAAGTATTCCACCTGAGATTCGATAAACAAGAAGCTTATATGGGCCGTGTGAAAATTGTTTCATCCTCTGATGCTATAACTGCTAAAGTGAAGATAGAAACATACCCAAAGAACAGGGAAATGGCAGGGAAGATAGTGGAGGAGTTGTTTGGTTGA